The following coding sequences are from one Desulfosporosinus sp. Sb-LF window:
- a CDS encoding GntR family transcriptional regulator: MPWKLKSDRPIYTQLIEQIELMIVSGVYPPGSKLPSVRDMAQEAAVNPNTMQKALVKLEEDGLIITHRTSGRSITEDTRMIEGAKTKLAQEQISEFLEKMQMLGFEQKDILTIINNMVKEMKE; this comes from the coding sequence ATGCCATGGAAATTAAAATCTGACAGACCTATTTACACTCAGCTGATTGAACAAATTGAGCTGATGATAGTCTCCGGTGTCTATCCCCCGGGGTCCAAACTGCCTTCGGTACGGGATATGGCTCAAGAGGCCGCAGTAAATCCCAATACCATGCAGAAGGCTCTGGTGAAATTGGAGGAAGATGGTCTCATCATTACACACCGCACAAGCGGTCGATCGATTACGGAGGATACACGTATGATTGAAGGGGCAAAAACCAAATTGGCTCAGGAGCAAATCTCGGAATTCCTGGAAAAAATGCAAATGCTAGGCTTTGAGCAAAAGGATATCTTAACCATTATTAATAACATGGTAAAGGAGATGAAGGAATGA
- a CDS encoding DsrE/DsrF/DrsH-like family protein, protein MKKVLIVGGVAGGASAATRLRRLDEKAQIIMFERDEYISFANCGLPYYIGETIKDRDKLLVQTPEAMKERFNIDVRVNSEVVGIDIEKKKVTVRSRDKGVYDETYDSLILAPGAKALRPNIPGIGNSKIFTLRSIPDTDSVKSYIDQKGINSAIVIGGGFVGVEMAENLIERGLKVTLVEAAPHVLAPFDSDMVVIAEKELVENGVDIILGDGVKAFNEVGSQIEVALSSGKTVAADLVILAIGVAPETSFLKDSGLVLGTKGHIVVDERMQTNAKGIYAVGDAIEVVDFITQQKTAIPLAGPANKQGRIAADNIAGLNSIYKGTQGTSIIKVFSLTAASTGANERTLQKANIPYQIVYVHPVAHASYYPAALQMSLKLIFDDGGRVLGAQGIGYDGVDKRIDVIATVIRLKGTVDDLAELELAYAPPFSSAKDPVNMAGFSAQNVLAGRTHVVAWKDIEWTKVEDSILLDVRTEEEFNNGHLQGSINIPLDSLRDRMGELDRNKKIVEYCQVGLRGYIADRILSQNGYSVLNVTGGYKTASILGFDPRKSSDVNLQFNLGPGGVGDFDKNIDACGLCCPGPLMQVKAAIDDLEQGQILKISASDPGFYEDIKAWCKRTNNQLIDVSKDGGIITAFIRKDAKKDSVKQESGEATLKDNKTIVVFSGDLDKAIASFIIANGAASMGRKVTMFFTFWGLNILRKHEKLSVKKGFIDKMFGMMMPRGSRRLKMSNMNMLGMGGKLIRKVMKDKNVSSLEELIHAAMSNGVEVVACQMSMDVMGLKQEELLDGIKIGGVGYYLGEAEDSNVNLFI, encoded by the coding sequence ATGAAAAAGGTACTCATTGTTGGTGGAGTAGCAGGGGGCGCCTCCGCTGCTACACGACTCAGAAGACTTGATGAAAAAGCTCAGATAATAATGTTTGAAAGAGATGAATATATTTCTTTTGCCAACTGCGGCCTTCCGTATTACATTGGTGAAACCATAAAAGACAGAGACAAACTTCTCGTACAGACTCCTGAGGCAATGAAAGAAAGGTTTAACATCGATGTGAGGGTTAATAGTGAAGTTGTTGGTATCGACATAGAAAAGAAAAAGGTTACTGTCAGAAGTAGAGATAAAGGCGTTTATGATGAAACCTATGATTCATTAATTTTGGCACCAGGAGCCAAAGCACTTCGCCCAAATATCCCGGGGATAGGCAATTCTAAGATATTTACATTGAGAAGTATTCCGGACACAGATAGTGTAAAATCCTACATTGATCAAAAGGGCATCAATAGCGCCATAGTTATTGGTGGAGGTTTCGTAGGGGTCGAAATGGCAGAGAACCTTATAGAAAGAGGTCTGAAAGTAACTTTAGTCGAAGCTGCGCCTCATGTCCTAGCTCCTTTTGATTCAGACATGGTGGTTATAGCCGAAAAGGAATTAGTGGAAAATGGCGTAGATATCATATTAGGAGATGGTGTAAAAGCTTTTAATGAGGTCGGAAGCCAAATCGAAGTCGCGTTGAGTAGTGGAAAGACGGTTGCCGCCGATCTAGTCATCCTTGCAATCGGGGTAGCGCCTGAAACCTCCTTCCTAAAAGACTCGGGATTAGTGTTAGGGACTAAAGGTCATATAGTCGTTGACGAACGAATGCAGACCAATGCAAAAGGTATTTATGCTGTAGGAGATGCAATAGAAGTAGTCGACTTTATTACTCAACAAAAAACCGCTATCCCTCTGGCGGGACCAGCAAATAAGCAAGGAAGAATAGCTGCTGATAACATTGCAGGCTTGAATTCGATTTATAAGGGCACTCAAGGAACATCAATCATTAAAGTCTTCAGTTTAACGGCGGCAAGTACAGGGGCAAATGAAAGAACCCTGCAAAAAGCAAATATCCCTTATCAGATAGTATACGTTCACCCTGTGGCTCATGCGTCCTATTACCCTGCAGCCTTACAGATGTCATTAAAACTAATTTTTGATGATGGAGGCCGAGTGCTAGGAGCCCAGGGAATAGGTTACGATGGCGTCGACAAACGAATTGATGTTATTGCTACAGTGATTAGACTAAAAGGCACTGTGGACGACTTAGCTGAATTAGAACTAGCCTATGCTCCTCCTTTCTCATCAGCAAAAGACCCTGTTAATATGGCCGGTTTTTCGGCTCAAAACGTACTAGCAGGAAGAACTCATGTGGTGGCGTGGAAAGACATCGAGTGGACCAAAGTTGAGGATTCAATTCTTCTGGATGTACGAACTGAGGAGGAATTTAACAATGGACACTTACAGGGTTCAATCAACATTCCTTTGGATAGCTTAAGGGATAGAATGGGCGAGTTAGATAGGAATAAAAAAATAGTAGAGTACTGCCAAGTAGGCTTAAGGGGATATATAGCGGATAGGATACTGAGTCAAAATGGCTACAGCGTACTCAATGTTACTGGAGGCTATAAAACTGCCTCGATTCTAGGATTCGATCCTCGAAAGTCTAGCGACGTGAATCTGCAATTCAATTTAGGACCAGGTGGGGTGGGGGATTTTGATAAAAACATTGATGCCTGCGGGCTGTGCTGTCCGGGGCCATTAATGCAAGTTAAGGCTGCTATCGACGATTTGGAGCAGGGCCAAATACTCAAAATTTCGGCATCGGATCCGGGCTTTTATGAGGATATTAAAGCTTGGTGTAAAAGAACCAATAATCAACTCATAGACGTTTCGAAGGACGGAGGTATTATCACAGCTTTCATTAGAAAAGATGCTAAAAAGGATTCAGTGAAGCAAGAGTCGGGAGAAGCTACATTAAAAGATAATAAGACAATTGTTGTCTTTAGCGGAGATTTAGACAAAGCCATTGCCTCTTTCATAATCGCAAATGGAGCTGCGTCAATGGGCAGGAAAGTTACCATGTTTTTCACCTTCTGGGGATTAAATATTTTGCGTAAGCACGAAAAACTCAGCGTTAAAAAAGGTTTTATCGATAAAATGTTTGGCATGATGATGCCAAGGGGAAGCAGGCGGCTTAAAATGTCTAACATGAATATGTTGGGTATGGGAGGGAAACTGATTAGAAAAGTCATGAAGGACAAGAATGTTTCTTCTCTCGAAGAGCTAATTCATGCTGCCATGAGCAATGGAGTAGAGGTAGTGGCCTGCCAAATGTCAATGGATGTAATGGGTCTAAAACAGGAGGAGTTACTTGACGGCATTAAAATTGGAGGAGTTGGCTATTACTTGGGAGAAGCCGAGGATTCCAATGTTAATTTGTTCATTTAG
- a CDS encoding nucleoside deaminase has translation MRTDEFFMKKAIELAVSAVEHGNEPFGAVLVKDNEIVYTNENQIYTATDPTFHAEAGLIRNFCNETHIVDLHEYTLYSSCEPCFMCCGAMVWTKLGRLVYGVSDIDLCNLLGENGSHCCQIVFENSSFKPEVTAGILRDESLQVLASYFSHNIKG, from the coding sequence ATGAGAACAGATGAATTTTTCATGAAGAAAGCAATAGAATTGGCTGTATCAGCGGTAGAACATGGCAATGAACCTTTTGGGGCGGTTCTTGTAAAAGATAACGAAATAGTTTATACAAATGAAAATCAGATATATACTGCAACTGACCCGACATTTCACGCTGAAGCTGGATTAATTCGGAATTTTTGCAATGAAACACATATTGTGGATTTGCATGAATATACGTTGTATTCAAGCTGTGAGCCATGTTTCATGTGCTGTGGTGCAATGGTTTGGACAAAGCTTGGCAGACTTGTTTATGGGGTCAGTGATATTGACTTATGTAATTTATTAGGAGAAAATGGCAGTCATTGCTGCCAAATTGTATTTGAAAACTCGTCATTTAAGCCAGAGGTGACAGCGGGAATATTGCGGGATGAAAGTCTTCAAGTATTGGCTAGCTATTTTTCTCATAATATAAAAGGTTAA
- a CDS encoding phosphatase PAP2 family protein — MNSFDLFGYHLINQWAGHHPVLDKLMAFFAQYALELYAVLFLLSWFTLPKSDSNKRHALVVAGFSGVLALAFNAIIGQFFFRPRPFVTLQKGTFAQLIPHSLDTSFPSDHTSGSFGFAAGSWREATIWIRWTFTILAIIVPIARVYTGVHWPTDVLASVVIGIVSAKIMWLMNHYLRPVTNLGLRIFHYAKYAKEAE; from the coding sequence ATGAATTCATTCGATCTTTTTGGCTACCATTTAATCAATCAGTGGGCAGGCCATCATCCAGTGTTGGATAAACTGATGGCTTTCTTTGCCCAATATGCTTTAGAGCTTTATGCAGTGTTATTTTTGCTTTCATGGTTTACTTTGCCTAAGTCAGATTCAAATAAGCGGCACGCCCTAGTTGTCGCAGGTTTTTCCGGCGTATTGGCTTTGGCTTTTAATGCGATTATCGGTCAGTTTTTCTTTAGACCTCGCCCCTTTGTAACACTACAAAAAGGAACTTTTGCCCAACTAATTCCCCACTCCCTAGATACTTCATTTCCTAGTGATCATACTTCAGGGAGTTTTGGCTTTGCTGCTGGATCGTGGAGAGAAGCAACCATATGGATAAGATGGACTTTTACGATCTTAGCAATTATTGTTCCTATTGCACGAGTATATACAGGAGTGCATTGGCCTACCGATGTCCTTGCGAGTGTTGTGATTGGTATTGTGAGCGCTAAGATCATGTGGCTTATGAATCATTATTTAAGACCAGTAACAAACCTTGGACTAAGGATTTTCCATTATGCAAAATATGCTAAAGAGGCAGAATAA
- a CDS encoding ABC transporter ATP-binding protein, with translation MSTILECNGLTKKFGSKVAVSSVDLKIARGQIVGLLGPNGSGKSTLIKLANKLLTPTCGTILIGGKKPGIETKSIVSYLPERTYLNDWMRVHQIIDFFSDFYDDFKPEKAFDMLKSLNINANDRLKTMSKGTKEKVQLILVMSREAELYLLDEPIGGVDPAARDYILKTILNNYNENATVIISTHLISDIENILDYVIFINQGQVVLTSSVDDIRGEKGKSVDALFREVFKC, from the coding sequence ATGAGCACTATTTTAGAATGCAACGGCCTTACAAAAAAGTTTGGAAGCAAAGTAGCCGTATCTTCCGTTGATCTAAAGATAGCGCGCGGGCAAATCGTAGGGCTTCTGGGGCCTAATGGCAGCGGAAAAAGCACCCTCATCAAGCTTGCGAACAAACTCTTGACTCCCACCTGTGGAACTATTCTCATTGGAGGTAAGAAACCCGGCATCGAGACGAAGAGTATTGTATCCTACCTCCCAGAAAGAACTTATTTGAATGATTGGATGCGCGTACACCAAATTATTGATTTCTTCTCCGATTTCTATGATGATTTTAAACCAGAGAAGGCCTTCGACATGCTTAAAAGCCTCAATATCAATGCTAATGACCGACTGAAAACCATGTCCAAGGGAACGAAGGAAAAGGTGCAGTTAATTCTTGTCATGAGCCGTGAAGCAGAACTTTATCTCTTGGATGAGCCTATAGGCGGAGTAGATCCGGCAGCAAGAGATTATATTTTGAAAACTATTCTTAATAATTACAATGAAAATGCAACTGTGATTATCTCGACCCACCTCATTTCAGATATAGAAAATATTTTGGATTATGTGATTTTTATCAATCAAGGCCAAGTAGTTTTGACCTCTTCTGTGGATGATATCCGAGGCGAAAAGGGAAAATCTGTCGATGCTTTATTCAGGGAGGTGTTTAAATGTTAA
- a CDS encoding YnfA family protein, with product MVNAIFLFILAGLAEIGGGYLVWLWLREARPLWYGFIGGLILVLYGIIPTLQNFPSFGRTYAAYGEVFIILAVLWGWGVDKKIPDTYDWIGASICLVGVSIMLWAPRQ from the coding sequence CTGGTTAATGCAATTTTCCTATTTATCCTCGCTGGTTTAGCCGAAATAGGAGGAGGTTATTTAGTATGGCTTTGGCTTAGGGAAGCGCGACCCCTTTGGTATGGATTTATAGGGGGACTAATCCTGGTTCTTTACGGTATAATACCAACCTTGCAAAATTTTCCAAGTTTTGGTAGGACTTATGCGGCTTATGGAGAAGTTTTCATAATATTAGCCGTTTTGTGGGGGTGGGGAGTTGATAAGAAAATTCCCGATACATACGATTGGATAGGAGCATCCATTTGTTTGGTTGGTGTCTCCATAATGTTATGGGCCCCACGCCAGTAA
- a CDS encoding metallophosphoesterase, translating to MRKKWLVLILLVIGLGITSAFILHSYKNFKVQQGFVPLPLSFDPYTSVSTYDWDGNMVSIEGGFVKGKIVDNSNQESLLLRSLSPSPIVSFKSGMKKSYGIRLENVNPAMIKTSDQIGNLKTIDPHTISFTVDLQANQSKTITFELSAQENPEVIMLGDNRNGYGTFSNIIDQVNAIKPAFVVDNGDLVYGGEPNRYRLFYETVSKLQVPLYTTLGNHDIRENGLPIYTELFGPTYYSFDYLKNHFIFLDSSRGWAEKTAISPEQYRWLEADLQKAQGKRIFVVSHIPPTDPRANVTPNTYPGSQKTGVLQKLMNKLSGTSDIDHAFNDKAEAKKFEDLMTRYKVDTVFLSHIHSFFSFVRGNVRYIITGGAGAELLSQGSEYHYIRVHITDDENYLEIVELPSPPNQIIDRYWAAAQLFLSSTYKEYSSLVLAIGLFLVLIIGWILWVLRNKWWPFLKKLGRWIYEVAKLSILKYKEIVRNK from the coding sequence ATGCGAAAGAAATGGTTGGTCCTAATATTGCTTGTAATAGGGTTAGGGATTACAAGTGCTTTTATCTTACATAGCTACAAGAATTTCAAAGTACAACAGGGTTTCGTACCCTTACCGTTGTCCTTCGATCCCTACACGTCTGTTTCCACATATGACTGGGATGGTAATATGGTTAGCATCGAGGGCGGGTTTGTAAAAGGGAAAATCGTCGATAACTCTAACCAAGAAAGTTTACTGCTTCGGTCTCTTTCGCCAAGCCCTATCGTTTCATTTAAGAGTGGAATGAAAAAGTCATATGGCATCAGATTAGAAAACGTGAACCCTGCTATGATAAAGACCAGTGATCAAATCGGAAATCTTAAGACTATTGACCCGCACACTATTTCATTTACGGTAGACCTTCAGGCGAACCAGTCAAAAACCATCACATTTGAACTTAGTGCTCAAGAGAATCCTGAAGTGATCATGCTAGGGGATAATAGAAACGGCTATGGTACGTTCTCTAACATCATCGACCAAGTAAACGCAATTAAACCTGCCTTTGTTGTAGACAACGGCGATCTCGTCTACGGAGGAGAACCGAATAGGTATAGGCTTTTTTACGAAACTGTTTCCAAGCTTCAAGTTCCACTCTATACAACTTTAGGAAATCACGATATCCGTGAGAACGGTCTGCCAATATATACAGAGCTTTTTGGCCCTACTTACTATTCCTTTGACTATTTGAAGAATCACTTTATCTTTTTGGACAGTTCAAGAGGGTGGGCAGAAAAAACGGCCATCTCTCCAGAACAATATCGTTGGCTTGAAGCAGACCTTCAAAAAGCGCAGGGTAAACGCATTTTCGTAGTTTCCCATATTCCTCCCACTGACCCCCGAGCCAATGTTACGCCGAATACATATCCCGGATCACAAAAAACTGGCGTATTGCAAAAATTGATGAACAAGTTAAGTGGTACAAGTGATATAGACCATGCATTCAACGACAAAGCCGAAGCCAAAAAGTTTGAAGACTTAATGACTAGGTATAAGGTTGATACTGTTTTCTTGTCGCACATTCATAGCTTTTTCAGTTTTGTAAGAGGAAACGTTAGGTACATCATTACTGGAGGTGCTGGGGCTGAACTCCTAAGTCAAGGCAGTGAATACCATTATATCCGTGTTCATATAACAGATGATGAGAATTATTTAGAGATAGTTGAATTGCCGTCTCCGCCTAATCAAATAATCGATAGATATTGGGCTGCGGCACAGTTATTCCTTAGTTCAACCTATAAGGAATATTCTTCGCTTGTATTAGCTATTGGCCTATTTCTAGTCTTGATTATAGGCTGGATACTTTGGGTATTGCGCAATAAATGGTGGCCGTTCCTTAAAAAGTTAGGTCGCTGGATTTATGAGGTAGCAAAACTTTCTATTCTAAAGTACAAAGAAATTGTTCGGAATAAATAA
- a CDS encoding YhgE/Pip domain-containing protein, whose product MRPSQLVGLELKRLSRNRFAALAAVVIMLIPLLYSSLYLYAFWDPYEHLERMHVAIVNQDVPAARQEQTVKAGQELVAKLKDDSSVGWKFTTQEDAFAGLNTSKYDLAVVIPKDFSQSILNTTKDSATGQAAPKAKLLYYSNPSKNYLAEQIGNKVIAKLQEDLNGQIAGNFLENVFGNLDDMKINLQVATDGSKELSQGIDKAYGGSGQITQHLQEAASGSQTLNDGVKALKDGSQKVAQGNADLEEGSVQLHAGSVTVQDGVNQAYNGSVKLADGSDELVKGLNQANTSLQDAAVGSAKLYDGLKSGYEGSIDLKAGLSKAYNGSLQVEDGSTQINGGLVQMQSQLNHPTQGVPALIAGTDQAVKATGEQGSLLLGVLKLHATLSQQLTPGVQSARGGLAQINPVLQATQGNLSTALASLEALNSTDPAVLEAIDQIQKAQANVAPQSGMIAQITSQVDSGLALVSGGIAAVDAGLYNPQDDLQKPQTIWGGVKALNVGLTTLDQGLQQLLKGSNDALDQLVPGSARLKSGSTDLTSGLAAAYSGSSTLTEGLHDLTTGGSELSSGLVNGASAFPGLVEGGQSLQKGLNQLKSGFKDLSDGMNTFVGKLGDLVSGAKTLADGSKSLEDGMNQTAVGSESLLQGIVALHDGSASLTDGLSQARTGSLDLHNGLQDGVAQLQKDLPNHPDTVSKAMGQPVQVDETQIHPVKNYGTGFAPYFVPLSLWVGALMLFFLVGLKENSLRASGVSKIRILFGKYLTVALFGSAQAIISSFVLITILGLQPQNILAFYGFNILQSLAYSAIIFMLVELFDMAGRFVAIVLLMLQLTSGGGTYPVFLVPKFFQAIHPYLPMTYGIAALRQIISGSAEIPLHTSVLMLIGFGVGALLIAILLTPKWLGIKDLHPQPQLGA is encoded by the coding sequence ATGCGACCGAGCCAACTCGTTGGTCTGGAGCTGAAACGGCTCTCGCGTAATCGCTTTGCGGCCTTAGCTGCCGTTGTCATTATGCTGATTCCGCTGCTGTATAGTTCGCTCTATCTTTACGCTTTTTGGGATCCTTATGAACATCTAGAACGTATGCACGTGGCGATTGTCAATCAGGATGTTCCTGCTGCCCGCCAGGAGCAAACGGTGAAGGCTGGACAGGAACTCGTCGCTAAACTTAAGGACGATTCGTCAGTCGGCTGGAAATTTACGACTCAGGAGGATGCTTTTGCAGGGTTAAACACCTCCAAGTACGATCTAGCTGTCGTTATTCCCAAAGATTTTTCGCAATCGATTCTTAACACGACTAAAGATTCCGCAACGGGTCAAGCGGCACCGAAAGCTAAACTCTTATACTATTCTAATCCGAGTAAGAATTATTTGGCCGAACAGATTGGTAACAAAGTCATCGCTAAGTTACAAGAGGATCTTAATGGACAAATCGCTGGTAACTTTTTAGAGAATGTGTTCGGTAACCTCGATGACATGAAGATTAATTTGCAAGTAGCAACGGATGGGTCGAAGGAGTTATCTCAAGGGATTGACAAAGCCTATGGTGGGAGCGGCCAAATTACTCAGCATCTTCAGGAGGCGGCTTCTGGTAGTCAAACGCTCAATGATGGAGTGAAGGCCTTGAAAGATGGGAGCCAGAAAGTCGCTCAAGGCAACGCTGACCTCGAGGAAGGATCCGTTCAACTTCATGCTGGGTCCGTCACGGTCCAGGATGGGGTCAATCAGGCCTATAATGGCTCTGTGAAATTAGCTGACGGCTCAGATGAATTGGTCAAAGGCCTCAATCAAGCGAATACTTCCTTGCAGGATGCAGCCGTGGGATCTGCTAAACTCTACGATGGCCTAAAGTCAGGTTACGAGGGATCAATTGACCTTAAGGCAGGGCTTAGCAAGGCCTATAATGGATCATTGCAAGTAGAAGACGGAAGCACACAAATTAACGGTGGTTTAGTGCAAATGCAAAGTCAGCTCAATCATCCGACTCAAGGGGTTCCTGCCTTGATCGCTGGGACTGACCAAGCGGTGAAGGCAACGGGTGAACAGGGTTCCTTGCTCCTAGGCGTGCTCAAGCTTCACGCGACTTTGAGTCAGCAACTGACGCCGGGGGTGCAAAGTGCCCGTGGTGGATTAGCTCAAATTAATCCAGTGCTTCAAGCGACACAGGGTAATCTGTCCACGGCTTTAGCCAGTTTGGAAGCGTTGAACAGTACAGATCCAGCTGTTTTGGAGGCGATCGATCAGATCCAAAAGGCTCAAGCCAATGTCGCTCCGCAGAGTGGTATGATCGCGCAAATCACCAGTCAGGTTGATTCAGGTTTAGCCCTGGTATCCGGTGGCATCGCGGCCGTGGACGCTGGTCTCTATAATCCCCAGGATGATCTTCAAAAACCTCAAACGATCTGGGGTGGAGTTAAGGCCCTTAATGTTGGGTTAACGACTCTGGACCAAGGGTTACAGCAACTGCTAAAAGGCAGCAACGATGCGCTGGATCAGCTCGTCCCAGGATCGGCTCGCTTGAAATCGGGGTCAACGGATCTGACAAGTGGACTTGCAGCGGCATATTCAGGTTCCTCCACCTTAACGGAGGGACTTCATGATTTGACGACTGGAGGTTCGGAACTTTCCTCTGGACTTGTCAATGGAGCGTCCGCTTTCCCAGGCCTTGTAGAGGGTGGTCAATCCCTCCAAAAGGGGCTTAACCAGTTGAAGTCGGGGTTTAAGGACTTAAGCGATGGCATGAATACTTTTGTCGGTAAACTCGGTGACTTGGTGAGCGGTGCGAAAACCTTGGCTGATGGTTCGAAGTCCTTAGAAGATGGGATGAACCAGACAGCTGTTGGTTCCGAGTCCTTACTCCAGGGGATTGTCGCTTTGCATGACGGAAGTGCATCCCTAACAGACGGCCTTAGTCAAGCACGGACGGGAAGCCTCGACCTCCACAACGGGCTTCAGGATGGCGTCGCTCAACTTCAGAAGGACTTGCCAAACCACCCTGACACGGTATCAAAGGCCATGGGGCAACCGGTTCAGGTAGATGAGACGCAAATCCATCCTGTAAAAAATTATGGCACGGGTTTTGCCCCCTACTTTGTACCGCTATCCCTTTGGGTAGGCGCCTTGATGCTCTTTTTCCTCGTAGGTCTTAAGGAAAATAGCCTGCGAGCATCCGGTGTCTCGAAGATTAGAATTCTGTTTGGGAAGTATCTTACTGTAGCCCTGTTCGGCTCCGCCCAAGCGATCATTTCTTCCTTTGTTCTCATTACGATCTTAGGACTTCAGCCACAAAACATTCTCGCGTTTTACGGATTTAACATCTTGCAGTCGCTCGCATACTCAGCCATTATCTTCATGCTGGTCGAGCTGTTTGACATGGCCGGTCGGTTCGTAGCGATTGTACTATTGATGCTCCAATTGACCTCTGGTGGGGGAACGTATCCTGTCTTTTTAGTTCCGAAGTTCTTCCAAGCAATTCACCCCTATCTTCCGATGACCTATGGTATTGCAGCACTGCGTCAGATCATTTCTGGCAGCGCGGAGATCCCGCTTCATACATCGGTGCTGATGTTGATCGGCTTTGGTGTTGGAGCCTTGCTTATCGCGATTCTGTTAACTCCGAAATGGCTAGGGATTAAGGATTTGCATCCGCAACCGCAACTTGGAGCTTAA
- a CDS encoding SDR family oxidoreductase codes for MMRIFVTGATGYVGSAIVRELIDADHKVVGLTRSDNGATILKEAGVEVHRGDLDDLNSLRSGAATADGVIHLAFKHDFSDFAGSLATDLLAVETIGSALEGSGKPFVTTAHANGSASDNAAIGLAKRGVRTSIVSLAPSVHGENDKGFVPKLINIARDKGVSAYIGDGSNRWPAVQRLDAARLFRLALEAAPAGSRLDGVGDEGIPFRDIAGVIGRHLNLPVVSISHEEAEAHFGFLGAIAALDIPRSSVLTQELLGWRPIHPGLIADLEQGHYFNN; via the coding sequence ATGATGCGTATTTTCGTAACAGGAGCAACAGGCTACGTCGGTTCTGCCATCGTCCGCGAACTCATCGATGCCGATCATAAAGTCGTCGGACTTACCCGCTCAGACAATGGCGCGACAATACTTAAGGAAGCTGGGGTCGAGGTGCATCGTGGTGATCTTGACGACCTCAACAGCCTTCGTAGCGGTGCCGCCACTGCGGACGGCGTTATCCACCTAGCGTTTAAGCACGACTTCTCGGACTTCGCTGGCTCGCTCGCAACCGATCTACTCGCCGTAGAGACGATAGGTTCGGCGCTTGAAGGCTCCGGCAAGCCGTTCGTGACCACTGCTCACGCAAACGGGTCGGCATCGGATAACGCGGCGATCGGGCTGGCAAAGCGTGGAGTGCGGACATCGATTGTGTCGCTTGCGCCGTCCGTGCACGGCGAGAACGACAAAGGCTTTGTGCCAAAATTGATTAACATCGCCCGCGACAAGGGCGTCTCTGCTTACATCGGCGACGGGTCCAATCGCTGGCCAGCTGTACAACGCCTCGATGCGGCTCGTTTGTTCCGCTTGGCGCTGGAAGCCGCCCCGGCGGGGTCACGACTAGACGGAGTCGGTGACGAAGGAATACCATTCCGTGACATCGCTGGTGTCATCGGCCGCCACCTGAATCTGCCGGTGGTCAGTATTTCACACGAAGAGGCAGAGGCCCACTTCGGCTTTCTTGGCGCTATTGCGGCGCTCGACATCCCAAGGTCAAGTGTACTGACTCAGGAACTATTGGGGTGGCGGCCTATACACCCCGGGCTAATCGCTGATCTCGAACAGGGTCACTACTTCAACAATTAA
- a CDS encoding patatin family protein — protein MENVGLVLEGGGMRGLYTCGVLEYFMEKDLYFNYVIGVSAGACNAASYISRQQRRNEKVIIGFVKDWRYMSLRNLILGKSYFGMDFIFDEIPNKHVSFDFETFYKSPGVFLVGATDCRSGKPIYLNKDDLGEQFQALRASASLPMISPIVNYRGYELLDGGLSDSIPIRKSIQDGNTKNVIVLTRNKGYRKRPGKFNVLLKLNYRNYPLLIETMLNRYKNYNKTLDYIEELESEGKAIVIRPTKELEVGRLEKDPQKLRKLLDQGYEDTKSSYERIMEFV, from the coding sequence GTGGAAAATGTAGGGCTTGTACTCGAAGGCGGAGGTATGAGGGGGCTATATACCTGCGGTGTCTTGGAGTACTTTATGGAAAAAGATTTATATTTCAATTATGTAATAGGAGTATCTGCCGGAGCATGTAATGCTGCTTCGTATATTTCGAGGCAACAGAGGCGAAATGAAAAGGTCATTATCGGGTTCGTTAAGGACTGGCGGTATATGAGTTTAAGAAATTTAATCTTGGGCAAATCATACTTTGGTATGGATTTCATTTTTGATGAAATTCCCAACAAGCATGTTTCATTTGATTTTGAGACCTTTTATAAGTCTCCCGGTGTTTTTTTGGTCGGAGCAACTGATTGTCGATCGGGTAAGCCGATTTATCTGAATAAGGACGATTTAGGTGAGCAGTTCCAAGCTTTAAGGGCGTCCGCTTCTCTGCCAATGATCTCGCCAATTGTGAATTATAGAGGTTATGAACTATTAGATGGTGGACTTTCCGATTCCATACCCATTAGAAAATCCATTCAAGATGGAAATACCAAGAATGTAATTGTTTTAACGAGAAACAAAGGCTATAGAAAGCGTCCCGGGAAATTTAATGTTTTACTAAAACTAAACTATAGAAATTACCCCCTATTAATTGAAACCATGCTAAACCGCTATAAGAATTATAATAAAACCCTGGATTATATTGAAGAACTTGAAAGCGAAGGTAAGGCGATTGTCATAAGACCTACAAAAGAATTGGAGGTCGGTCGATTGGAAAAAGATCCTCAAAAGCTTCGCAAACTGCTTGACCAAGGATATGAGGATACTAAAAGTTCTTATGAAAGAATTATGGAATTTGTCTAA